In Vulpes lagopus strain Blue_001 chromosome 4, ASM1834538v1, whole genome shotgun sequence, the DNA window GAGAAAGGCTCCTGACAGACAGCTGTGCCCCTGCTGGTGAATGAAAAGGACAAGGGAGGTATCTTTCTGGTTTCCCCAAGGGATGGGGTGACGATGAGCAGTGCTAGCGGGGGGCTTGGCCGCTGAGCGCCCCTTCTTGTCTCCGGGCAGAGGTCCTGCTGGACACCACTGGAGAGACATCTGAGATTGGCTGGCTCACCTACCCCCCAGGTGGGGTGAGTGTCACTCTTTCATCCCCCTCCCcgtgctcctccccaccctgcttcctGGGTTGGGGGCGCCCTGGGGAAGGAAGCCCTGGGTGGAGACTAGCGGAATAAGGCTCCTGCCCCCCCAGAGGCCCGGACCTCGCCCTCTCCTTACCCCGCCTCCCTGCAGTGGGATGAAGTGAGCGTCCTGGACGACCAGCGCCGCCTGACCCGGACCTTCGAGGCATGCCACGTGGCAGGGGCCCCCGCGGGCACCGGGCAGGACAACTGGCTGCAGACACACTTCGTGGAGCGGCGCGGGGCGCAGAGAGCCCACATCCGCCTGCACTTCTCCGTGCGCGCCTGTGCCAGTCTGGGCGCGGCCGGGGGCACCTGCCGGGAGACCTTCACCCTTTACTACCGCCAGGCGGAGGAGCCCGACGGCCCCGACAGCGTCCCCGCCTGGCACCTCAAGCGCTGGACCAAGGTGGACACCATCGCGGCCGACGAGAGCTTCCCCGGCTCCTCGGCCTGGGCGGTGGGGCCCCGGGGCGCCGGGCAGCGGGCCGGGCTGCAGCTCAACGTCAAGGAGAGGAGCTTCGGGCCGCTCACGCAGCGCGGCTTCTACGTGGCCTTCCAGGACACCGGGGCCTGCCTGGCCCTCGTGGCCGTCAAGCTCTTCTCCTACACCTGCCCCTCCGTGCTCCGCGCCTTCGCCTCCTTCCCTGAGACGCAGGCcagcggggccgggggcgctTCCCTGGTGGCGGCCGtgggcacctgtgtggcccaCGCGGAGCCGGAGGAGGATGGAGGCGGGGGCCAGGCAGGGGGGAGCCCCCCCAGGCTGCACTGCAACGGGGAAGGCAAGTGGATGGTAGCCGTCGGGGGCTGCCGCTGCCAGCCGGGCCACCAGCCGGCCCGCGGAGACAAGGCCTGCCAAGGTGAGGCTCCGCTCCAGACCTGCCCACCTGGCCCCCAACCTGGGCACGCCTCTCCTGAATGCTCCAGACTCCTTTTGTCCCCCCAGAAGGTCAGGAATAAGCTATTTAGGAAAGGACCCTTGTTATCTccagatttactttttaaagcataaaCGTTTGGTGTCATGTGCTCATCTCCAATTTCTATAGCCTTCTGGAGACTTCCACAGCCATTGCTGAGCATCCAAGGGCTGCAGGCCCGAGAAGTGATAGAGGTCAAAGGGAGTTAAACTCCTAGGTTATCTTGCCATGGGTCCTTTGTCCCCATTTGCCGTCTAGTTAGGAAGGGGTCATCACCAGGCCAGGTGACCAGGATGCGGGTAGGAGAAGGCGGTGGAGACCAGCTAAGGGGAATCCTTCGGCTTGCAGGGCGGAGGCTGAGGAAGGCCTCTGCACAGGGAGGTCACAAAATCAAGCCAGACACCTCTAGGGGTGCTTGGCCTGCTCATAGCCCCCACTGCACCTCACTTTTTCCATCAGTGGAAATGCGGGCCATGGAAGTAATCTCTGcctgagagaggcaaagagggaaggggaggggtagGCGTGGGGGTGGCCGATAGGTCTCAGGGGGACAGAAGAAATTGCCCTGGAGAATGGAAGGCTGGAGGCATGTCTGTGGGATGGCTGTGGTGGGGCtcaggaggtggagggtggggtgagCCTAATGTCTCTGCCCCATTCTACCCCCAGCCTGCCCTGAGGGGTCCTACAAGGCCGTGGCTGGGAACACCCCCTGCTTACCGTGCCCTGCCCGCAGCCACGCCCCCGATCCTGCAGCCCCCATCTGCCCTTGCCTGGAGGGCTTCTACAGGGCCAGTTCAGACCCCCCAGAGGCCCCGTGCACTGGTGAGtcccccaccagccccagggGTGGAAACAGGACAAGGGTTGGGCAGAGAAGGGGAGCCAGAGGGCACTACAGTGGGGCTGGTTTGCATTCGCAgtgacttttctccttttcattttctccctccaCTCACCTCCTTCTCACCGGACCCCATCCACGCTGGCctgcctcccgcctccccccATCACCCCACCACTCCTGCGTCTCCTGGCCTGACCCACTGTCCCCACCGGCCTCCCCAGGACCTCCATCGGCTCCCCGGGAGCTTTGGTTCGAAGTGCAGGGCTCAGTGCTCATGCTGCACTGGCGCCTGCCTCAGGAGCTGGGGGGGCGAGGGGACCTGCTCTTCAACGTGGTGTGCAAGGAGTGTGGAGGCCACCAGGAGCCGGCCCCGGGCAGCGGGGGCGCTTGTCGCCGCTGCAGGGACGAGGTGCACTTCGACCCCCGCCAGAGGGGCCTGACGGAGAGCCGAGTGTTGGTTGGGGGGCTCCGGGCACATGTGCCCTACATCTTGGAGGTGCAGGCTGTGAATGGGGTGTCAGAGCTCAGCCCCGACCCTCCCCAGGCTGCTGCCATCAATGTCAGCACCAGCCACGCAGGTGAGCCTTTTGCTCTGCCTCCTTGGGAGCCCTCCCCTCCTCCGGCCACCCACAAGGCCCCTGGGAACCCTCGCActaacctcccccaccccagttccCTCCGCAGTCCCTGCGTTGCACCAGGTGAGCCGGGCATCCAACAGCATCACGGTGTCCTGGCCGCAGCCCGACCAGACCAACGGGAACATCCTGGACTATCAGCTCCGCTACTACGaccaggtgggggggtgggggtgcccagcagggctggtgggGGAGACGGGAGGTGGGCCAGGGCCAGGACAGAGAGGTGCCAGACGCtggagggtgggagcaggggtCGGTGGCTGGGACTGAGCAACAGGACTGAGTGAGTGGCTGTCACCCCCAGGCAGAAGATGAATCCCACTCCTTCACCCTGACCAGCGAGACCAACACGGCCACCGTGACACAGCTGAGCCCTGGCCACATCTATGGCTTCCAGGTGCGGGCGCGCACAGCGGCAGGCCACGGCCCCTATGGGGGCAAGGTCTATTTCCAGACGCTGCCTCAAGGTGAGAGGAGGCCTGGATGGGGCAGAGGCagcaccgggggtgggggggctcatgAGGAGAGGCCCAGGGGCCCTCAGGCCTTGAACCCTCATCTAGCACCCTCCAGACCAGAGGCCATGTGGGGCAGACGGCTGTAGGGAATACTCTCATGCAAAACAGCTGGCCTCTGGGTCTGTGGGTGTGAGTGGGTACATGGGGGGTGTAGGTGGGTGTGACTAGGCACATGGGGGTTGTAGGTGGGCGTGAGTGGGTGCATGGGGGGTGTAGGTGGGCGTGAGTGGGTGCTTGGGGGTGTAGATGGGTGTGAGTGGGTGCATGGGGGTGTAGGTCGGCGTGAGTGGGTGTATGGGGGTGTAGGTGGGTGTGACTAGGTGCATGGGGGTGTAAGTGGGCATGAGTGGGTGCATGGGGTGTAGGTGGGCATGAGTGGGTGCATAGGGGGGTAGGTGGGCATGAGTAGGTGCATGGGGGGTGTAGGTGGGTGTGAGTGGGTGCATGGGGGTGTAGGTGGGCATGAGTAGGTGCATGGGGGGTGTAGGTGGGCATTAGTGGGTGCATGGGGGGTGTAGGGCGTGAGTGGGTGCATGGGGGTATAGGTGGATGCGACTGGGTGCATGGGAGGTGTACGTGGGCATAAGTGGGTGCATGGTGGGTGTAGGTGGGTATGAGTACATGCATGGGGGGTACTGGTGGGCATGAGTGGGTGCATGGGGGTGTAGGTGGGCATGAGTGGGTGCATGGGGGTAGGTGAGTGTGAGTGGGTGCATGGGGGTATAGGTGGGTGCGAGTACGTGCATGGGGGTGTAGTTGGGCGTGAGTGGGTGCATGGGGGGTGTAGGTGGGCATTAGTGGGTGCATGGGGGGTGTAGGGCGTGAGTAGGTGCATGGGGGGTGTAGGTGGGTGTGATTGGGTGCATGGGGCGTGTAGGTGGGTGCGAGTACGTGTATGGGGGTACTGGTGGGCGTGAGTGGGTGCATGGGGGTGTAGGTGGGTGTGAGTAGGTGCATGGGGGTGTAGGTGTGTGTGAGTGGGTGCATAGGAGGTGTAGGTGGGCATGAGTGGGTGCATGGGGGGTGTAGGTGGGCGTGAGTGGGTGTATGGGGGTGTAGGTGGGTGTGAATGGGTGCATGGGAGGTGTAGGTGGGCATGAGTGGGTGCATGGGGGGTGTAGGTGGGTATGAGTACTGCATGGGGGGTACTGGTGGGCGTGAGTGGGTGCATGGGGGTGTAGGTGGGCGTGAGTGGGTCCATGAGGGATGTAGGTGGGCATGAGTGGGTGTATGGGGGGTGTAGGTGGGCGTGAGTGGGTGCATGGGGGGTGTAGGTGGGCATGAGTTGGTGCATGGGGGTGTAGGTGGATGTGACTAGGTGCATGGGGGGTGTAGGTGAGTGTGAGTGGGTGCATGGGGGTGTAGGTGGGCGTGAGTGGGTGCATGGGGGTGTAGGTGGGTGTGAGTGGGTGCATGGGGGTGTAGGTGGGCGTGAGTGGGTGCATGGGGGGTGTAGGTGGGTGTGAGTAGGTGCATGTGGGGTATAGGTGGGTGCAAGTGGGTGCATGGGAGATGTAGGTGGGCATGAGTGAGTGCATGGGGGTGTAGGTGGGTGTGAGTAggtgcatggggggtgggggagtgtaggtgggggtgattgggtgcaTAAGGGGGTGTAGGTGGGTGTGGGTAGATGCATGGGGGTGTAGGTGGGCATGAGTGGGTGCATGGGGGGTGTAGGTGGGTGTGCATGGGtgcattggggtgcaggtgggtgTGAGTGGGTGCATGGGGGGTGTAAGTGGGTGTGAGTGGGTACATGGAGGGGTGTAGGCTTGTGAAGCCTTGCCCACGTGTGATCCTGGGTGGCTGGTTCCTCAGGTGAGCTGTCCACCCAGCTTCCGGAGAGACTCTCCTTGGTTATTGGGTCCATCTTGGGGGCCTTGGCCTTCCTCCTGCTGGCAGCCATTACCGTGCTGGCCGTGGTCTTCCAGAGGTGAGCCCCTCCCAGCCGTGTCCCCACTCCACTCACCCCGCAGCACAACCCCACATCGTGGCAGCCCCGAAGCCCACTGCAGAAACCCCGGCCCCCCAGAGCCCACTTCCCATCACCAGGCCCTTGCCCCTGGGCCGGTGGGAGGCGGGAAGGAGGGATCCAGCAGCCCTCACCCCACAAATGCCTGGCTGGAGAGTGGTGCACATGGGGGC includes these proteins:
- the EPHB6 gene encoding ephrin type-B receptor 6 isoform X1 produces the protein MAAEGAARAGSRAAGMLCSLWVLALVSSVLALEEVLLDTTGETSEIGWLTYPPGGWDEVSVLDDQRRLTRTFEACHVAGAPAGTGQDNWLQTHFVERRGAQRAHIRLHFSVRACASLGAAGGTCRETFTLYYRQAEEPDGPDSVPAWHLKRWTKVDTIAADESFPGSSAWAVGPRGAGQRAGLQLNVKERSFGPLTQRGFYVAFQDTGACLALVAVKLFSYTCPSVLRAFASFPETQASGAGGASLVAAVGTCVAHAEPEEDGGGGQAGGSPPRLHCNGEGKWMVAVGGCRCQPGHQPARGDKACQACPEGSYKAVAGNTPCLPCPARSHAPDPAAPICPCLEGFYRASSDPPEAPCTGPPSAPRELWFEVQGSVLMLHWRLPQELGGRGDLLFNVVCKECGGHQEPAPGSGGACRRCRDEVHFDPRQRGLTESRVLVGGLRAHVPYILEVQAVNGVSELSPDPPQAAAINVSTSHAVPSAVPALHQVSRASNSITVSWPQPDQTNGNILDYQLRYYDQAEDESHSFTLTSETNTATVTQLSPGHIYGFQVRARTAAGHGPYGGKVYFQTLPQGELSTQLPERLSLVIGSILGALAFLLLAAITVLAVVFQRKRRGTGYTEQLQQYSSPGLGVKYYIDPSTYEDPCQAIREFTREVDPAYIKIEEVIGAGSFGEVRRGRLQPRGRREQAVAIQALWAGGAESLQMTFLGQAAVLGQFQHPNILRLEGVVTKSRPLMVLTELMELGPLDSFLRQREGQFSSLQLVAMQRGVAAAMQYLSSFAFVHRALSAHSVLVNSHLVCKVARLGRSPQGPGCMLRWAAPEVIAHGKHTTSSDVWSFGIVMWEVMSYGERPYWDMSDQEVLNAIEQEFRLPPPPGCPPGLHLLMLDTWQKDRTQRPHFDQLVAAFDKMIRKPDTLQADGGPGDRPSQALLNPVALDFPSLDSPQAWLLAIGLECYQDNFSKFGLCTFSDVAQLSSEDLPALGITLAGHQKKLLHNVQLLRQHLRELGSVEV
- the EPHB6 gene encoding ephrin type-B receptor 6 isoform X2, producing the protein MAAEGAARAGSRAAGMLCSLWVLALVSSVLALEEVLLDTTGETSEIGWLTYPPGGWDEVSVLDDQRRLTRTFEACHVAGAPAGTGQDNWLQTHFVERRGAQRAHIRLHFSVRACASLGAAGGTCRETFTLYYRQAEEPDGPDSVPAWHLKRWTKVDTIAADESFPGSSAWAVGPRGAGQRAGLQLNVKERSFGPLTQRGFYVAFQDTGACLALVAVKLFSYTCPSVLRAFASFPETQASGAGGASLVAAVGTCVAHAEPEEDGGGGQAGGSPPRLHCNGEGKWMVAVGGCRCQPGHQPARGDKACQACPEGSYKAVAGNTPCLPCPARSHAPDPAAPICPCLEGFYRASSDPPEAPCTGPPSAPRELWFEVQGSVLMLHWRLPQELGGRGDLLFNVVCKECGGHQEPAPGSGGACRRCRDEVHFDPRQRGLTESRVLVGGLRAHVPYILEVQAVNGVSELSPDPPQAAAINVSTSHAVPSAVPALHQVSRASNSITVSWPQPDQTNGNILDYQLRYYDQAEDESHSFTLTSETNTATVTQLSPGHIYGFQVRARTAAGHGPYGGKVYFQTLPQGELSTQLPERLSLVIGSILGALAFLLLAAITVLAVVFQRKRRGTGYTEQLQQYSSPGLGVKYYIDPSTYEDPCQAIREFTREVDPAYIKIEEVIGAGSFGEVRRGRLQPRGRREQAVAIQALWAGGAESLQMTFLGQAAVLGQFQHPNILRLEGVVTKSRPLMVLTELMELGPLDSFLRREGQFSSLQLVAMQRGVAAAMQYLSSFAFVHRALSAHSVLVNSHLVCKVARLGRSPQGPGCMLRWAAPEVIAHGKHTTSSDVWSFGIVMWEVMSYGERPYWDMSDQEVLNAIEQEFRLPPPPGCPPGLHLLMLDTWQKDRTQRPHFDQLVAAFDKMIRKPDTLQADGGPGDRPSQALLNPVALDFPSLDSPQAWLLAIGLECYQDNFSKFGLCTFSDVAQLSSEDLPALGITLAGHQKKLLHNVQLLRQHLRELGSVEV